Proteins encoded together in one Rhinopithecus roxellana isolate Shanxi Qingling chromosome 3, ASM756505v1, whole genome shotgun sequence window:
- the F2R gene encoding proteinase-activated receptor 1: MGPRRLLLVAACLCLCGPLLSARTRARRPESKATNATLDPRSFLLRNPNDKYEPFWEDEEKNESGLTEYRLVSINKSCPLQKPLPAFISEDASGYLTSSWLTLFVPSVYTGVFVVSLPLNIMAIIVFILKMKVKKPAVVYMLHLATADVLFVSVLPFKISYYFSGSDWQFGSELCRFVTAAFYCNMYASILLMTVISIDRFLAVVYPMQSLSWRTLGRASFTCLAIWALAIAGVVPLLLKEQTIQVPGLNITTCHDVLNETLLEGYYAYYFSAFSAVFFFVPLIISTVCYVSIIRCLSSSTVANRSKKSRALFLSAAVFCIFIICFGPTNILLIAHYSFLSHTSTTEAAYFAYLLCVCVSSISCCIDPLIYYYASSECQRCVYSILCCKESSDPSSYNSSGQLMASKMDTCSSNLNNSIYKKLLT, encoded by the coding sequence agtcaaaAGCAACAAATGCCACCTTAGATCCCCGGTCATTTCTTCTCAGGAATCCCAATGATAAATATGAAccattttgggaggatgaggagaaaaatgaaagtggGTTAACTGAATACAGATTAGTCTCCATCAATAAAAGCTGTCCTCTTCAAAAACCACTTCCTGCGTTCATCTCAGAAGATGCCTCCGGATATCTGACCAGCTCCTGGCTGACACTCTTTGTCCCATCTGTGTACACCGGGGTGTTTGTAGTCAGCCTCCCACTAAACATCATGGCCATCATTGTGTTCATCCTGAAAATGAAGGTCAAGAAGCCGGCGGTGGTGTACATGCTGCACCTGGCCACGGCAGACGTGCTCTTTGTGTCTGTGCTCCCCTTTAAGATCAGCTATTACTTTTCCGGCAGTGATTGGCAGTTTGGGTCTGAATTGTGTCGCTTTGTCACTGCAGCATTTTACTGTAACATGTACGCCTCTATCTTGCTCATGACAGTCATAAGCATTGACCGGTTTCTGGCTGTGGTGTATCCCATGCAGTCCCTCTCCTGGCGTACTCTGGGAAGGGCTTCCTTCACTTGTCTGGCCATTTGGGCTTTGGCCATTGCAGGGGTAGTGCCTCTGCTCCTCAAGGAACAAACCATCCAGGTGCCCGGGCTCAACATCACCACCTGTCATGATGTGCTCAATGAAACCTTGCTCGAAGGCTACTATGCCTACTACTTCTCAGCCTTCTCTGCTGTCTTCTTTTTTGTGCCGCTGATCATTTCCACGGTCTGTTATGTGTCTATCATTCGATGTCTTAGCTCCTCCACAGTTGCCAACCGCAGCAAGAAGTCCCGGGCTTTGTTCCTGTCAGCTGCTGTTTTCTGCATCTTCATCATTTGCTTCGGACCCACAAACATCCTCCTGATTGCGCATTACTCATTCCTTTCTCACACTTCCACCACAGAGGCTGCCTACTTTGCCTacctcctctgtgtctgtgtcagCAGCATAAGCTGCTGCATCGACCCCCTAATTTACTATTATGCTTCCTCTGAGTGCCAGAGGTGTGTCTACAGTATCTTATGCTGCAAAGAAAGTTCTGATCCCAGCAGTTATAACAGTAGTGGGCAGTTGATGGCAAGTAAAATGGATACCTGCTCTAGTAACCTGAATAACAGCATATACAAAAAGCTGTTAACTTAG